One genomic window of Actinoalloteichus hoggarensis includes the following:
- a CDS encoding GNAT family N-acetyltransferase — protein MRTRLTEALHIYVTAMRYPPSAMHHRGPTWLSHASREGWRGVAALDHRGGMVGVAYGYRGAPGQWWYEQVNHGLLETGDAAGARHWLRDYFELTELHVLPKAQGHGIGEGLLRMLLADAEGADVLLSTPEGPSRAWRLYRRVGFKDVLRDYRFAGDSRPFAVLGRTLPLD, from the coding sequence ATGCGGACGCGACTCACCGAGGCACTCCACATCTACGTCACCGCGATGCGCTACCCGCCCAGCGCCATGCACCACCGCGGTCCGACCTGGCTCTCCCACGCGAGCCGCGAGGGCTGGCGGGGCGTCGCGGCCCTCGATCACCGGGGCGGCATGGTCGGCGTGGCCTACGGATACCGGGGCGCACCCGGTCAATGGTGGTACGAACAGGTGAATCACGGGCTGCTCGAGACCGGCGACGCCGCAGGCGCCCGGCACTGGCTTCGTGACTACTTCGAGCTGACCGAGCTGCACGTGCTGCCCAAAGCACAGGGACACGGCATCGGCGAGGGGTTGCTGCGAATGCTGCTCGCCGACGCCGAGGGCGCCGACGTCCTGCTCTCCACCCCGGAGGGCCCCAGCCGGGCCTGGCGGCTGTATCGCCGTGTCGGCTTCAAGGACGTCCTGCGTGACTACCGCTTCGCGGGCGACTCCCGTCCCTTCGCGGTCCTGGGCCGCACCCTGCCCCTGGACTGA